One region of Solea senegalensis isolate Sse05_10M linkage group LG14, IFAPA_SoseM_1, whole genome shotgun sequence genomic DNA includes:
- the znf644b gene encoding zinc finger protein 644, with protein MSDVKPQNAREDKDVASMSDRPGHTQEPLQSHTFCLKNNAAGPSSEEHENPLNGTQLIPFVYSSVPAVPQAGNSLPSGALVNGPASHPTSEVHRVLNKGAASSNNVPGAAWQEGKNMSPEVLPPPSELQSDAWKNTVGPTVKTPATQPCVNTPPSHSKKNESKLACSAPSGDSVEQTHVSIPHTKETIEMRSQISSDDYGDAEVIRWDSTRDWVLHGGEKQGSGVQQHSSHVKSMWGSGEKVNNSLNHTCSRNDAGNVDNAHKDDSVVAQCGIKYSALPFRNRSRNMVLEREHCVCSEAQRGCNDENDPEHKEGVSQEVEQLKTEQLHPSFFSCTMCDINFKEKTHFHRHMMYHLGKHNQVKSEAFICTECGRLFCDRNSLMRHIIIHRDKLQLMKLMEEIKGLRNVESEGGGTTALCPHPASVCRCPKILVQHAATRNNVKHYYFCDECDYVTLTQQALKLHLRVTHRTQDTATIHASHAEKAAHVQFQCKMGILQSQRSHQPGAEAFFSKRFSGKEDGHLQTSTVPSPQVKLHISCNKRAPSPYLWRISRHGNLCLRPGDNLDVPTDLTCAVEEDGAERNGCSAQRNRADTGAVLPSSPSLELDQVSCEGSTQGRVNQKSLSMRNMSTLLQSSIDKVKGCVFPGFSQRQRKHSAVRELEKGCEANQSEGNPYDQRCSAKDQSQDDEAEDCSDIEQLVIKEEFLETSVCENPQESPYASKRDSFGVSSSQVLKHKRCPYCPAMFESGVGLSNHMRGHLHRAGFNYNARHMVTPEQVVLQDHRLRTRRRTRTAMRKTRKAMKPETRGKHMCPLYCGQFDTKTGLSNHVRGHLKKIGRSVSGTTKSPLCILNGLLLDKKEHEHILRVLKKDQPPASQKISSSNSSLDVMHAVLPVTFQCEMKRPQTTGGGFVPNHEVQTFTEKMQCQTEAHRGIKASSSTLAKLLKTRRELMELPTRSSQKECAARKLCSEETTSVEQNHIQAKRPMSCPVRPMASLCGVGMFSPCTCEPRQICFPAAVSLSARLHGDSSRKRFALFEDSGCDRKQERLRPEQKQSSPSFNAQMYTLTCRFCDLVFEGPLSIQEDWIRHLQRHLLHNSVPHSGTSMVEVLESWSQNTHKHV; from the exons ATGTCTGACGTGAAGCCACAGAATGCACGAGAGGACAAAGACGTGGCGTCAATGTCTGACAGGCCGGGTCACACTCAGGAGCCATTACAGAGTCACACTTTTTGTCTGAAAAACAATGCTGCAGGCCCGTCCTCCGAGGAGCACGAAAACCCTTTAAATGGAACCCAGCTGATTCCATTTGTATACAGCAGTGTCCCTGCTGTTCCCCAAGCAGGCAATTCATTGCCTTCAGGAGCACTTGTTAATGGACCTGCTTCACACCCCACCTCAGAGGTGCACCGTGTCCTGAACAAAGGTGCCGCTTCATCCAACAATGTCCCGGGCGCCGCGTGGCAAGAGGGGAAGAACATGAGCCCTGAGGTGTTGCCACCACCTAGTGAGCTTCAATCAGACGCTTGGAAAAACACAGTGGGGCCCACTGTAAAAACACCGGCCACACAGCCATGTGTCAACACGCCGCCATCTCACTCAAAGAAGAATGAGTCTAAACTGGCCTGTTCTGCTCCATCAGGTGACAGCGTGGAGCAAACGCATGTTAGCATACctcacacaaaagaaacaatagAAATGAGATCTCAGATCTCCTCTGATGATTACGGTGATGCTGAAGTAATCAGGTGGGATTCAACAAGAGACTGGGTCTTACATGGTGGTGAAAAGCAGGGGAGTGGAGTGCAGCAGCACAGTAGTCATGTAAAAAGCATGTGGGGCTCTGGAGAAAAGGTCAACAACAGCTTAAATCACACATGCAGCCGTAATGATGCTGGAAATGTTGACAATGCTCACAAAGATGATTCTGTAGTTGCACAGTGTGGTATTAAATATTCTGCGTTGCCATTCAGAAATCGTTCAAGGAACATGGTGTTAGAGAGAGAACATTGTGTTTGTAGTGAAGCACAGCGAGGCTGTAATGATGAAAATGACCCTGAACATAAAGAAGGTGTTAGTCAAGAAGTAGAACAGCTGAAAACAGAGCAACTCCATCCATCTTTCTTTTCGTGCACAATGTGCGACATTAACTtcaaggaaaaaacacatttccatagACATATGATGTATCATTTAGGCAAGCATAATCAGGTGAAGAGCGAGGCCTTTATATGCACGGAGTGTGGGCGTTTGTTCTGTGATAGGAACTCCCTCATGAGGCACATCATTATTCACCGAGACAAGCTGCAACTTATGAAACTGATGGAGGAAATCAAAGGCCTCAGGAACGTGGAATCTGAAGGCGGGGGCACCACAGCGTTGTGCCCTCACCCCGCCTCGGTTTGCAGGTGTCCAAAAATCTTGGTCCAGCATGCGGCGACGCGCAACAATGTGAAGCACTACTACTTCTGTGACGAGTGTGACTATGTCACGCTCACACAGCAGGCACTCAAACTACACTTACGTGTCACACACCGCACTCAGGACACCGCAACGATTCACGCCAGCCACGCCGAGAAAGCTGCACATGTCCAGTTTCAGTGTAAAATGGGGATTCTGCAGAGTCAGCGTTCACACCAGCCTGGAGCTGAAGCCTTTTTCTCCAAGCGTTTCAGTGGAAAAGAGGACGGTCACTTGCAGACGTCCACTGTCCCCTCCCCTCAGGTCAAGCTCCACATCAGCTGCAACAAACGAGCACCATCGCCGTATTTGTGGAGGATCAGCAGGCACGGGAATTTATGCCTGCGGCCGGGAGACAATCTCGACGTGCCAACTGATCTCACCTGTGCGGTGGAAGAAGACGGCGCTGAAAGAAATGGCTGCTCGGCGCAAAGGAACCGTGCTGACACTGGAGCGGTCTTACCATCATCTCCAAGTCTTGAGTTAGACCAGGTGTCTTGTGAGGGAAGCACACAAGGCCGAGTTAACCAAAAATCTCTATCAATGAGGAACATGTCAACACTTCTCCAAAGCAGTATTGACAAAGTGAAAGGTTGTGTTTTTCCAGGTTTTAGCCAGAGGCAGAGGAAACACTCTGCTGTCAGGGAGCTGGAGAAAGGCTGTGAGGCTAACCAGAGTGAAGGGAACCCGTATGATCAGAGGTGTTCCGCCAAAGACCAAAGTCAAGATGATGAGGCTGAAGACTGCAGTGACATAGAGCAGCTCGTCATCAAGGAGGAGTTTCTCGAAACGTCAGTGTGTGAAAATCCACAAGAATCGCCGTACGCGTCCAAAAGGGACAGCTTTGGTGTCTCATCCTCGCAAGTGCTCAAACACAAGCGCTGTCCGTACTGCCCGGCCATGTTTGAGTCCGGAGTAGGTCTGTCCAATCACATGCGAGGGCACCTTCATCGAGCTGGATTCAACTATAACGCTCGACACATGGTGACGCCGGAGCAAGTGGTGCTGCAGGACCATCGCCTGCGAACCAGAAGGAGGACCCGCACCGCAATGAGGAAAACCAGAAAAG CTATGAAGCCAGAAACCAGGGGGAAACATATGTGTCCACTATACTGCGGTCAGTTTGATACAAAGACCGGCCTCTCCAACCATGTGAGGGGACACCTGAAGAAAATAGGTAGAAGTGTCAGCGGCACCACTAAGTCCCCGCTGTGCATCTTGAACGGACTGCTGCTGGACAAAAAGGAGCATGAGCACATCCTGCGGGTTCTCAAGAAGGACCAACCTCCAGCCTCTCAgaagatcagcagcagcaacagcagtctGGACGTGATGCATGCTGTTCTACCAGTGACATTCCAGTGTGAGATGAAGAGGCCACAAACCACAGGAGGTGGATTTGTACCAAACCATGAGGTGCAGACCTTCACAGAGAAGATGCAGTGCCAGACAGAAGCACACAGAGGTATCAAGGCCTCCTCTAGTACTTTAGCTAAACTGCTCAAGACCAGACGAGAACTTATGGAGCTACCAACAAGAAGCAGCCAGAAAGAGTGCGCTGCCAGAAAGCTCTGCAGTGAGGAGACGACAAGTGTGGAGCAAAACCACATTCAAG caaaaagacccatGTCTTGCCCAGTCCGGCCGATGGCCTCTCTGTGTGGAGTTGGCATGTTCTCTCCATGcacat GTGAGCCCAGACAGATTTGCTTCCCTGctgctgtcagtctgtctgctcGTCTCCATGGCGATTCAAGCAGGAAGAGGTTTGCTCTTTTTGAAGATTCAG GTTGTGACCGCAAACAGGAGAGACTGAGGCCCGAACAGAAGCAGAGTTCACCCTCCTTCAACGCTCAGATGTACACGCTCACCTGCAG ATTCTGTGATCTAGTCTTCGAGGGCCCTCTTTCTATTCAGGAGGACTGGATCAGGCATTTACAGAGGCACCTTCTGCACAACAGTGTGCCTCACTCAGGAACCAGCATGGTGGAGGTTTTAGAGTCTTggtcacaaaacacacataagcATGTTTAA